The DNA sequence ttcatataaaaaaaaattaaaatatctaatatatttttaaacactgaaaaaaatataaaattattatgaatttccgttactattttttttataaataaattttaattattaaggtagcttatttttttatttttacaaatatttttattgatatgagaaatatatttatgttattacagagtcaatattatatttaaaagtcaataaaaattcattattcttttaaaatgaaaatctaTAAAAgtcttttataatttataaactctataaaaattatttaactgCAAGTCTAGAAAAGTCTATAAATATCTATCATAACTTTTATAAACTTTACAAAAGCTTATATGAGTCTATAAACTCGCAAAAGTCATCATTTAAAAAgcgtataaaaatttattaaaatccatATTGAATATGCTTTTCTTAATTTAGTATGCTATCTATCTCACCTTATGGTATATAATATTGATGTGGCATAAAACTAAATacggattaaaaaaaaattcatgaaattttttattttttttaaaaaaaatttagtgttATTTAATTGACTTCTATTAAAGAGTTCACTTTACTTTGCTagctttttattattaaaaaaaaattaaattaatatttctatatatgATTTGTCAATTCTATTCTTAAATAGTCAATGATAAAGTGAACTAGATAGCTTATTAGAccattactttatatatatatatatatatatatatatatatatatatatatatatatatattcattcgaGAGTAAATGctgcttctttgtttttttcaaccCCTTTTGGACCATAGCATTTTATAgttaatcaatcaattaattaaaaatatgtaaaagataattaataataataataaacagaaGAAGCTGGCAAAACTGACTTAACCAGTTCGTTTTCAATAATATCTTAATCAAAATCATTGCTAAAGCTCTTGCTAATGGCCTAGCTTTGACAGATAtcagtagtaataataataatgatgaagatgatgttgATAAATGACACCAAATATCTTTGGGTCCGCACCGTTACACTGAATATGTTTCATTGGGTAATAAAATTTGTTGGAGTGAACATAAACAACCAGTTGGAAACGAGTACATGTAATAGTTACGTAAGCCTGTCGAAAATCAATCTAAATGATGAATACCAACAAACTCATTGATTGAAATACTTTCCtcattttatggatataaatgattaaaaaactaaCTCGTTTGAGTACTCAAGGAGTTCCTCAATAAAATTCTAAGGCCTTGAAGTTTACGCAAAATTAATCTTTGTTGTTGAGTTGTTGGATTTATATGTacaattttttaatatctatgaaaatttacactactcaaaactaatttttttctacaaaacaagaaatttatggtttttgttgtttaatcTTCTTTCAGCTGGTATTAATTGCAAGGATAATttcacaaacttttttttttttttgggtagctTTAAACTTTTGCACatttacctttttatttatttattattattatttcttttgcaGAAACATCCTTATAGTTTAAAGTTATTTCATACTTACACTTGCACATTTTCAGCAAAAACTTCCTTTTGAATTTGCCTTTCTTTACAAttaatttcttcaattttttttttttataaaactgtataaaaaatttaagagaagAAACATAATGAATCAAAGGAACAAAATTTACCATGTCATTGATAGACtaagataattaaattttataatgataattttaaaattttaatgtttttagaaattacattaaaattttgagccttattttttaaagtgaaaacatatattatattaatttaattatttttttggtcacaccatattcaatttttatccaattttatattttacactAAGAAAGGggataaattgcaaataaagtATAATTCAAATGGGAAGTTTTTGCTAAAAATGAAATTGCAAGAATGCAAAAATTTCAAACTACAAGGAAAACTTGTGCAATCTTATATTCTCTTTCTTAAAGTGGATGGATGAggttattaataaatatgtgtaaatatgcatcatatatatatatatatatatatatatatatatttatttatttattattattttttttatcctcaTGAACTTGTAATTCATTGTTCATAGAAAATTCATtcaattaacatatataatataattcaagGGTTTATAAATCTTGAAGTGGGTGTCAAAGGGAAAAGCAAAAACAGATCAGAAAAAGAGTCTAATAAAGGGTGGGTGAGAGATTGTGACATAGTTCTGTATGATTGAAGAGTCCCTTTCAAGCACTAAAGAGGCTCTCATCTCCTCTCTCCTTCTCATTAAACTCGACTCATCTATGCTTATCTTGCATATATAAGGCCTTATATGACCCattgcctatatatatatatatatatagattttttgtttttttggtgataaccaaaatacatataatatgtgGCTATATATGCTGCTACTTTTGTTATACATtacatacataaataatttacGACTATTTCTCTTGGCTGCTTGTTTGACATTGACTTTTCGATTTTGACCCATTAGCCACGTGTCTCACATTCGATTCAaccattttcattaattaatcacCAAAGTATgtctttatttcttttcaattcTTTTCTTTCCATTCATTCTCTTATAAAGCTCACATATAATTCAGGCACTGCCTTGCAATTCCAGATTCTTGAATCTTCATATATCGTAAGCCCAACAACATGACACGCGTTATGACATGTATGGTTTTGCCTTTTTTCACATACCCCATTTTCAAGTAAAGAAGTAAAATAACAATTTGAAGTTGATGCACAATCATTCTTGCGTAAGAACACCTCGATGACAAgactaaattattattagctattaaattttaaagattacaatttaaaatatagttcTGCACTATCTAAATATAAggaaatactaaatttttaaaaggacAAAATAAACCTTATAATATggcttaaataaaattattaatatatattttaaaaatttcattgtttgaatcaatttaaaaactataataaaCGAAATTATGATagttatatgtgtatatatatatagatatatctgTATGGAACAACAAGGATTAAGCTCAAATCCTAAAAGAAAACTTTCCCCTTTAGTTTAAAAGTTTGACTAGATTTCTCACGCCAATCAGCTAGCTTTTGAAGGGAGAACTGATAGACCACAAATGGATAAGAAAGATATTAGATAATTAAAGgctttatttgattaattagttgGTAAAGATGTGAGTATTTGGAGTCTACTTCTTTTATTGGGTCCCTAGCTAATTGATGAATAGCTTGGTTTGTCTTGTATTCCCTGAAAAAGGTGAACGTGAGAGTGGAGCCAATGCCAGATGAGGAAAAAGTTTTGAGCCCTTTGAAGCCTTAGAAGGTCATGACTAGTTTAAAGGAAGAATTTTATGCTTTGTTAGGTGGGAGAAAATGGGTTGTGTCTAAAGGTTTAGGCAGGGACCTAAATTTGGGCTCAATTATTAATAGTTTCCAGGTCCTCTAAACCTATCAGATCTTGCATATCTCGCTATGTGATTCTTGTTAGTTCTTATCTAAAAGGAGAAGATATATATGTACACTTATTTTTTGCTAAGAAGATATATATGttcatttgttatatatatatatatatatatataaatgcacaAACACACATATATCTACTAATCTATAGATATTTATACTAAGTTCCCCCTTCCCCTGGCCAAAAGGAAAGAGTCTTTATCTAAAATCTATCCTAATCTATGATCAATTCTAAgaaccattttattttattttttaatcaccaGTTGATGTAAATAATACTTTGGTACAGTTTATCATGAAAAAAGCGTAATCTGAAACTTGATTTTGAGCttgaatattttatcttttatctttcttgtttaatAAGTAGTGGTTAATCATTTATGTTTGTTAGTGTGTATATACATTGTAaacttttttgaaatatatgtaGTGGTGAGTCACTATTTGGAGTCCAGGGACTACATATAttatacatgtgtatatatatgtgtgtgtgtgtgtgtgtgttctatttatataatatacttTTAAATGTTTTGTATATAAAATGAAGCAAAAGCCAATGCAAGTTCCTAAAAACTAACagagaaatttttgaaaatcccTAGTGGCAAGAActttaattaagaaaacaatTCTGTCATTAATTAAGATTTTTGAGACAATTTAGATGACAATAATCATTGATCTTAATTTGCATCTAATCAAGTTTTGAGCTAAAAAAATCACCCTTGCccaattttattatatgtttgcaaggtaaaaaaaaaaaaaaaaaaaaaaaatccaaacttcTTTTTGTTTGAGCTCTAGTTATTATTAAAGGAAACACTAGCTTTTATCACTTAGGACAGTGTCATAAATCTAACAAGTCGGAATTCCTCACTCCTATGTTAAAAGAAGAAaggaataaatttaaattttcatatttggaCCAGCATTTTCCTATTGTCGGGTCTCAAATTCAGCCCAAACAAAACTCGATGGACTTCTATCTATGCTTAGCTGATAAAACCCAAACAAGACCAACCCATGAGACCCAAGTTACGAGGAATTTTTTTGCAGATCAGGGGGAAGAAAACAACCCAAGGTTATGGGTTGTTCCAATTGGACCTGATTGTTGAAACCCAACAAGATCAAGCCCATTAGAGCCCAAGGTTATGGTGGCCACGACCCCATTGGAAAAATTTCCCAAGTTTTCTTCGATTTTACTCGTCGTAGAGTCCCCTAAGGACGTTACAGAGGAGAGGAGAGTCTCAACTAACGACTGTGTTTTTATACGAAACGACACCTTTTTCATGCTCAAATCTCACCAAAAAAACGGTCTTTAATTCTTCGCCTTCCCACCCCCAGAAACCAAAACAATTCCATTTTACGATTGCCATTGTGATTCAGAtcaaacaaataacaataataataataataaaaaaggtctTCGATTCGCGCTTATTCTGACCTTAACCGACGACGTCGTTTTTTGGGGGGTGTAGGCGAGCTCAATTTTGATCATTCATGGTAGCTCCGTCGATCGGTCTCTGAAGCCACCGCAGCACGGTCGTTGCAGATCAGAATTGAATCTGTTCATTCAAAATGTCTTCGTGGCTCAAGGCCGCAGAAGGTGTGTGGATCTTgtagactctttttttttttttttttttttgtgaatttattttgttattgatttcattttttattttttattttttgcaaataatGTGTTTTTTAAGTCTGATCCTAAGCTCCTGTGCGATTGGTTTGTagtcatttatttttttgtgctaTTTTTAAGGTTTTCCTTTGACAAGCACAGGTAGATTGGAGTCTTCGATTTACGctgtatgaatttattggaaTATATATGGCGTGGATAATAAGCTTAGAGAATTTACTAGGTGAATAATGGGGGTTCTTTTGTATTGAATTAAGTTGTTGTTAAATGCAAGTTTTTTGCTCTCTGTTGATGGGTAAAAAGAAGATTTGTTAGCCTTACTAGGATTCGAGTTACCGGGTTTTGCACATAGTAATTTGGTCAGAGTTGCCAATAGATTTCATATCTTACTGGTGTTTCAAAAGCTGGTTGACCATGCTTAATTGTTTTTATGAAAGCAAATTCTGGTTGGATTTGTAACTACCAATAAATATGCAGTCAGAAATGTAGCTGtattttgctttgttttggAATTCGCATTTTGAAAAACGTGAACATTTTCATTTCTTATCTTTTTGGCATTTCAATATGAATGGGAAAGTGAGCAACACaacttgttcttttttattttatattttctaaattcaaTGCCTAAAATTAGAGGAGGatcttttttcatgtttttctattttatttttatcatcatcatcatcatcttgttgTTCTTTTATTAGTGGTCCCTGtgtcaaaattgatatttaattatgtaagtTCTTGCATCTTTGATTTGTGGTCGTTTAACATAGGAAAAGCGCATAACCACTCTGAGCAGTTACCATCAATcccaaaatttgaaattgtttggAAGTGGACCCATCCTTGTATTTCATGCCAAAACAATAGTGCAAGGCAACACAACAAATTAACAACAATGACCAGTTGAAaattggattttatatcatgCTGAATTACTATCAATCtagacaaacatatatatatcaagctAAAACTATAGACAATTAACTCTATTCTTTTTTGGCCAAGATTTATTTGAGGTTGTAGATCGAAGGGCAAAGCTGGTTGTTAGTGAATTAGCCGATGAGCAGTCTGGTTCCCAACCTCCAGGTATAGTTCTTTATTTCTATTGTCATCTCTAATTTATAAGGTAGGTATTCTTCAGAGTTCAAATAGCAACATGTCACTGTCCTAACAGTTTTAGCAGTGTTCTACTTTTCAAAATGAGAAAATATGCTATTGATGTTGACCAATTACTTTTATTCAGCCTAAAAGAAACATTTTTGGTTAAACCTGAAAATATGAAATAGCAAGGAAAGAGTGGGGTTCTACACTTCTTTGACTTTTAAGTGAGAATTTCATTCTTGCTCATTGTAGGGAAGTTACAATCTCAAAGGATTTAATTTAAAGGTTTTATTATCTTCAATGACCTCAGTTGCTGACTATTATTTCCATTTGTCATGTTTTGAATAATTTAGCTTCTAATGTGCATGGATCTCAATCAAAGAAGACAAAGTTGAAGAAAAAGGTAGTTTTCAGTTTTGCAGTATTATAGGTAGTAGTAGTAGTTACATACAATACAAGTAGTTAATTTAAATGCGTATATGCTTATGGAAAAACATATGCATATTTATGTAGAAGTGATATCTAGTGACATTCATCTCTTCCATTGGATTTTTCAGGCTCAAAAGAGACTTCCTACGGAGGAGACTCTTAAAGGGAGTGATTCTGCAGATGAGCAGACAAGCTCTATTTCATCTCAAGCAAACCTAACACCTGAAAAAGATGGGGATGACCTTCTAAATGAAAATGATGGGACCCCTTCTGGCAAGTCTATGGTCCAAACAGACAATGAACAGCAACAAAATTTTGACAATGGTTTCCCAACATCAGACATTCCTACAACAGAGACCTCAGCAGATGACATGGGTAAAGATGATGCTAGCCATGATGAAGTTCCAGTAGCTGTTAATGATGCGGAAGCTGTGGCATCTACATCCAATGGTGAGCATCTCATGGAAAGCCCCTTGGAAGTTCATGAAGATCAGCTCTCTGTCAAAGGAGTTGAGGTTGTGAGTGCAAATCATCTGGTTGAGGATGGCCAAAGTAACAAATCAGAAGGTGCGGATGTTCCTCCAAAGGTTGATCAAGAAAGATCTGATTCTATAAATACCGATGCCCCCAGTAACATCAGTAACACTGAAACTCAACCGAACGAAGCTGATGTCAAGGTTGAATCTCCTATCAAGCAAAAGAAGCAACATGAGCGGAAGGCTGCCACTTCTGCTAGGAAAGTACAGGAACAACTTGATGAGGTACAGTATTTACTGTTCAGGGCTCTTGTGTTTTTCTCATGTTGCACTGGATTACCTTATTGCCTGCAACTTTAGGTTTCCTGTTGATTAGATCTTTTAGTGGTATGCAGGCTCAAGGACTGCTTAAAACTGCAATTTCTACTGGTCAGTCTAAAGAGGCTAGGTTGGCCAAGGTAAGCTGTTTCAATGCTCCATCATTGCTAATGATACAAAGATAACTCATTGTCATAAAATGccattatcctttttttttttccccccctttgcCCTCATATTGATATAtacgtatatttatttttattcacatAAATACATAAGCAATTAAACACTTAAATGCACATATGCATGTCATTATTTACATAATTACCTCGATTAACAGCAAATATCTATTGCCTTAATGCAGTGAAAGACTAGATGCATATAATCTGTAACTATTGTCACCGATGGAAAATATACCTTATGTAGCATACACCTATGAAGGTTGGGACAACCAATAATTACCAGTAGCTTGTTTGTTGTCCCTTTCTTAGGTcattatataaatatctatatatatgtaaatatatatatatatatatatatatatatatatatatgtatgtatatatttatacattataaCTTCATACAAATTTTGGTTACCActtattttggttaaatttaaaagttaattcaTATATTGGTTTCTTACCAATTGCCAAGTGCTTTAGGGCATGATAGCATTGTTTTTCCTAAGGGCGGAGAAGTATTGGAATGGTAATATACTTGGGAAAGTGATTAAGAGCCATTTATTTGAATGTCTGTATCCAATCCATTCCTAATATAAAACAGAAcacataattttgtttttcttctacaTGTTTTTCCTTGATCACATGGTTGCTTTATTCCACATTAAGAAATTATGagttatcaaaaatatttgtcaaatacGAGCTACTCTTCCAATTCtgaattatgtatatattaagaACAATAAGCAGctgtcttttaaaaaatattggaaaaGCCTGTTGTATGCATAACAGAGTGGTTTTTCCCTTTTGACAAACTTCTTGGTTAAACATTCTTCTCTTTAGAtgctttctttatctttttggcATCAAATGTCAGGTTTGTGCTGGACTTTCATCCCGACTTCAAGAATACAAATCTGAAAATGCGCAGCTGGAGGAACTTCTTTTTGCTGAAGTGAGACACTGaacctcttttctttttcatgtgtTAACTGATGCTTTTATTTAGATATGCATGAATTAGTAATATAGTCCCATTTGGCCACCtgttaatttattgtctttttaaTAGAGAGAGCTAAGCAAATCATATGAAGCTCAGATAAAGCAACTACAGCAAGATTTGTCAGTATCCAAAAGTGAAGTGACTAGAGTAGAGTCAAATATGATTGAGGCCTTGGCAGCAAAGAATTCTGAAATCGAGGCACTTGTCAATGCCACAAACGAACTTAAGAAAAAAGCTGCTTTATCTGAAGGAAATTTAGCTTCATTGCAGGTTCATTCCACTttaccttctctctctctctctctctctctctctgtacctctctatatctatatatatatatatgcatatacctTGGAAACTTCTCTATATAGTTTAGTTCTATATTTCTATAGTTCAAGAATGCTCAGAGCTGCTTCTTATTCCCCCCTCCCTTCATCTCCTATCCTTTTCTCAGACATAGATAGACTGATTCTTTGAAATACCTTGTTTGTTTTGTtcaagtattttattattatattcataaaatttactTATCACTAGTACTCAGTCTTCATTTTCCCAGAGCTATTGAAGAAAGTAAGAATACTCTTGACTTGGATTTTGAAACTTGATGATTACTTTTGACCAGGTAAGCATGGAGTCTATGAAGAGAAATAGGGAACTCGCTGAAACAAGGATGATGCAGGTTAGTGCTTCATTCTTCCCTGCTTGTAGTGCACCTTTGTGATATCACTTGCTTCTTCTATCCTGAGATCTGATATGTGATGATATACTTCTTGTCAGGCTCTAAGGGAGGAGCTTGCTGCTGCAGAACGGAGAGCAGAGGAAGAGCATGCGGCACATAATGCTACTAAAATGGTTTCTGCTGAAAATAGTTATTGCAATTGTTAATTTTATCATCTTTCCGGGTGTTCACTTACACTGTAATGACCTATCTGTGTTAAAAAAACAGGCTTTTATGGAAAGGGAAGTAGAATTGGAACAAAGAGCTATAGAGGGATCAACAGCCCTTGCAAGGATCCAGGTAAAGTAAGGACTTTTTACGGCCTGTGTCTAGTTCTTATGTGGTACATAATTC is a window from the Ziziphus jujuba cultivar Dongzao chromosome 11, ASM3175591v1 genome containing:
- the LOC107406905 gene encoding golgin candidate 1 isoform X6, translated to MSSWLKAAEDLFEVVDRRAKLVVSELADEQSGSQPPASNVHGSQSKKTKLKKKAQKRLPTEETLKGSDSADEQTSSISSQANLTPEKDGDDLLNENDGTPSGKSMVQTDNEQQQNFDNGFPTSDIPTTETSADDMGKDDASHDEVPVAVNDAEAVASTSNGEHLMESPLEVHEDQLSVKGVEVVSANHLVEDGQSNKSEGADVPPKVDQERSDSINTDAPSNISNTETQPNEADVKVESPIKQKKQHERKAATSARKVQEQLDEAQGLLKTAISTGQSKEARLAKVCAGLSSRLQEYKSENAQLEELLFAERELSKSYEAQIKQLQQDLSVSKSEVTRVESNMIEALAAKNSEIEALVNATNELKKKAALSEGNLASLQVSMESMKRNRELAETRMMQALREELAAAERRAEEEHAAHNATKMAFMEREVELEQRAIEGSTALARIQRIADERTAKAADLEQKVALLEVECANLNQELQDMEDRVRRGQKKSPEDANQVIQMQAWQEEVERARQGQRDAESKLSSMEAEVQKMRVEMAAMKRDAEHYSRQVGVVYLNGKESLAKHKISEFLAFHLVNGMTYGRTFHFDFE
- the LOC107406905 gene encoding golgin candidate 1 isoform X4, yielding MSSWLKAAEDLFEVVDRRAKLVVSELADEQSGSQPPASNVHGSQSKKTKLKKKAQKRLPTEETLKGSDSADEQTSSISSQANLTPEKDGDDLLNENDGTPSGKSMVQTDNEQQQNFDNGFPTSDIPTTETSADDMGKDDASHDEVPVAVNDAEAVASTSNGEHLMESPLEVHEDQLSVKGVEVVSANHLVEDGQSNKSEGADVPPKVDQERSDSINTDAPSNISNTETQPNEADVKVESPIKQKKQHERKAATSARKVQEQLDEAQGLLKTAISTGQSKEARLAKVCAGLSSRLQEYKSENAQLEELLFAERELSKSYEAQIKQLQQDLSVSKSEVTRVESNMIEALAAKNSEIEALVNATNELKKKAALSEGNLASLQVSMESMKRNRELAETRMMQALREELAAAERRAEEEHAAHNATKMAFMEREVELEQRAIEGSTALARIQRIADERTAKAADLEQKVALLEVECANLNQELQDMEDRVRRGQKKSPEDANQVIQMQAWQEEVERARQGQRDAESKLSSMEAEVQKMRVEMAAMKRDAEHYSRQEHMELEKRYRELTDLLYYKQTQLETMASEKAAAEFQLEKELNRLQEVKVCLQVEAERSRVSRRGSSSWEEDTEMKALDPLPLHHRHMAGASIQLQKAAKLLDTGAVRATRFLWRYPIARVILLFYLEQADNLSAREVAESMGLATPNLP
- the LOC107406905 gene encoding golgin candidate 1 isoform X1 produces the protein MSSWLKAAEDLFEVVDRRAKLVVSELADEQSGSQPPASNVHGSQSKKTKLKKKAQKRLPTEETLKGSDSADEQTSSISSQANLTPEKDGDDLLNENDGTPSGKSMVQTDNEQQQNFDNGFPTSDIPTTETSADDMGKDDASHDEVPVAVNDAEAVASTSNGEHLMESPLEVHEDQLSVKGVEVVSANHLVEDGQSNKSEGADVPPKVDQERSDSINTDAPSNISNTETQPNEADVKVESPIKQKKQHERKAATSARKVQEQLDEAQGLLKTAISTGQSKEARLAKVCAGLSSRLQEYKSENAQLEELLFAERELSKSYEAQIKQLQQDLSVSKSEVTRVESNMIEALAAKNSEIEALVNATNELKKKAALSEGNLASLQVSMESMKRNRELAETRMMQALREELAAAERRAEEEHAAHNATKMAFMEREVELEQRAIEGSTALARIQRIADERTAKAADLEQKVALLEVECANLNQELQDMEDRVRRGQKKSPEDANQVIQMQAWQEEVERARQGQRDAESKLSSMEAEVQKMRVEMAAMKRDAEHYSRQEHMELEKRYRELTDLLYYKQTQLETMASEKAAAEFQLEKELNRLQEVKVCLQVEAERSRVSRRGSSSWEEDTEMKALDPLPLHHRHMAGASIQLQKAAKLLDTGAVRATRFLWRYPIARVILLFYLVFVHLFLMYLLHRLQEQADNLSAREVAESMGLATPNLP
- the LOC107406905 gene encoding golgin candidate 1 isoform X2, which produces MSSWLKAAEDLFEVVDRRAKLVVSELADEQSGSQPPASNVHGSQSKKTKLKKKAQKRLPTEETLKGSDSADEQTSSISSQANLTPEKDGDDLLNENDGTPSGKSMVQTDNEQQQNFDNGFPTSDIPTTETSADDMGKDDASHDEVPVAVNDAEAVASTSNGEHLMESPLEVHEDQLSVKGVEVVSANHLVEDGQSNKSEGADVPPKVDQERSDSINTDAPSNISNTETQPNEADVKVESPIKQKKQHERKAATSARKVQEQLDEAQGLLKTAISTGQSKEARLAKVCAGLSSRLQEYKSENAQLEELLFAERELSKSYEAQIKQLQQDLSVSKSEVTRVESNMIEALAAKNSEIEALVNATNELKKKAALSEGNLASLQVSMESMKRNRELAETRMMQALREELAAAERRAEEEHAAHNATKMAFMEREVELEQRAIEGSTALARIQRIADERTAKAADLEQKVALLEVECANLNQELQDMEDRVRRGQKKSPEDANQVIQAWQEEVERARQGQRDAESKLSSMEAEVQKMRVEMAAMKRDAEHYSRQEHMELEKRYRELTDLLYYKQTQLETMASEKAAAEFQLEKELNRLQEVKVCLQVEAERSRVSRRGSSSWEEDTEMKALDPLPLHHRHMAGASIQLQKAAKLLDTGAVRATRFLWRYPIARVILLFYLVFVHLFLMYLLHRLQEQADNLSAREVAESMGLATPNLP
- the LOC107406905 gene encoding golgin candidate 1 isoform X3, which gives rise to MSSWLKAAEDLFEVVDRRAKLVVSELADEQSGSQPPASNVHGSQSKKTKLKKKAQKRLPTEETLKGSDSADEQTSSISSQANLTPEKDGDDLLNENDGTPSGKSMVQTDNEQQQNFDNGFPTSDIPTTETSADDMGKDDASHDEVPVAVNDAEAVASTSNGEHLMESPLEVHEDQLSVKGVEVVSANHLVEDGQSNKSEGADVPPKVDQERSDSINTDAPSNISNTETQPNEADVKVESPIKQKKQHERKAATSARKVQEQLDEAQGLLKTAISTGQSKEARLAKVCAGLSSRLQEYKSENAQLEELLFAERELSKSYEAQIKQLQQDLSVSKSEVTRVESNMIEALAAKNSEIEALVNATNELKKKAALSEGNLASLQVSMESMKRNRELAETRMMQALREELAAAERRAEEEHAAHNATKMAFMEREVELEQRAIEGSTALARIQRIADERTAKAADLEQKVALLEVECANLNQELQDMEDRVRRGQKKSPEDANQVIQMQAWQEEVERARQGQRDAESKLSSMEAEVQKMRVEMAAMKRDAEHYSRQEHMELEKRYRELTDLLYYKQTQLETMASEKAAAEFQLEKELNRLQEVKVEAERSRVSRRGSSSWEEDTEMKALDPLPLHHRHMAGASIQLQKAAKLLDTGAVRATRFLWRYPIARVILLFYLVFVHLFLMYLLHRLQEQADNLSAREVAESMGLATPNLP
- the LOC107406905 gene encoding golgin candidate 1 isoform X5, with protein sequence MSSWLKAAEDLFEVVDRRAKLVVSELADEQSGSQPPASNVHGSQSKKTKLKKKAQKRLPTEETLKGSDSADEQTSSISSQANLTPEKDGDDLLNENDGTPSGKSMVQTDNEQQQNFDNGFPTSDIPTTETSADDMGKDDASHDEVPVAVNDAEAVASTSNGEHLMESPLEVHEDQLSVKGVEVVSANHLVEDGQSNKSEGADVPPKVDQERSDSINTDAPSNISNTETQPNEADVKVESPIKQKKQHERKAATSARKVQEQLDEAQGLLKTAISTGQSKEARLAKVCAGLSSRLQEYKSENAQLEELLFAERELSKSYEAQIKQLQQDLSVSKSEVTRVESNMIEALAAKNSEIEALVNATNELKKKAALSEGNLASLQVSMESMKRNRELAETRMMQALREELAAAERRAEEEHAAHNATKMAFMEREVELEQRAIEGSTALARIQRIADERTAKAADLEQKVALLEVECANLNQELQDMEDRVRRGQKKSPEDANQVIQMQAWQEEVERARQGQRDAESKLSSMEAEVQKMRVEMAAMKRDAEHYSRQEHMELEKRYRELTDLLYYKQTQLETMASEKAAAEFQLEKELNRLQEVKVEAERSRVSRRGSSSWEEDTEMKALDK